In Poecilia reticulata strain Guanapo linkage group LG17, Guppy_female_1.0+MT, whole genome shotgun sequence, the following proteins share a genomic window:
- the LOC103479948 gene encoding frizzled-8-like — MEVRVPGWCVLLLLILHSTRCKAAKELQCQEISVPLCKGIGYNFTYMPNQFNHDTQDEAGLEVHQFWPLVEIKCSPDLRFFLCSMYTPICLEDYKKPLPPCRSVCERAKAGCAPLMSQYGFPWPDRMRCDLLPEQGNQDTLCMDYNRSQTTTASPVLAKPTNRPLKPYNKKKSGYGRGFPGKHKPAASPCETGCFCRAPMVPVTAEGHPLHNRVKTGQITNCAMPCHNPYFTQEERTFTAFWIGLWSVLCFISTFATVATFLIDMERFKYPERPIIFLSACYMFVSVGYIVRLIAGHEEVACSRESGAEHIHYETTGPALCTIVFLLIYFFGMASSIWWVILSLTWFLAAGMKWGNEAIASYSQYFHLAAWLIPSLKSITVLALSSVDGDSVAGICYVGNQNLDNLRGFVLAPLVIYLFIGTMFLLAGFVSLFRIRSVIKQGGTKTDKLERLMIRIGVFTVLYTFPATVIVACYFYEQHNRQTWEITHNCTCVTDRSRQRPDYAVFMLKYFMCLLVGITSGAWIWSGKTLESWRTFCTRCCWGSKASAGSMYSDVSTGLTWRSGTASSVSCPKQMPLSRV; from the coding sequence ATGGAGGTGCGCGTCCCGGGTTGGTGCGTCCTGTTACTCCTCATCCTGCACTCAACGCGCTGCAAGGCGGCCAAGGAGCTCCAGTGCCAGGAGATATCCGTCCCTCTGTGCAAAGGAATCGGGTACAACTTCACCTACATGCCCAACCAGTTCAACCACGACACCCAGGACGAAGCCGGGCTGGAGGTGCACCAGTTCTGGCCGCTGGTGGAGATAAAGTGCTCCCCGGACCTGCGcttcttcctctgcagcatGTACACGCCGATCTGTCTGGAGGACTATAAGAAGCCGCTGCCGCCGTGCAGGAGCGTGTGTGAGCGGGCCAAGGCTGGCTGCGCGCCGCTCATGAGCCAGTACGGCTTCCCATGGCCGGACCGGATGAGGTGCGACCTGCTGCCCGAGCAGGGCAACCAGGACACCCTGTGCATGGACTACAACCGGAGCCAGACCACCACCGCATCTCCCGTGCTGGCCAAGCCGACCAACCGGCCGCTGAAGCCGTACAACAAGAAGAAGAGCGGCTACGGCCGAGGCTTCCCCGGGAAACACAAACCTGCCGCGTCTCCCTGCGAGACGGGCTGCTTCTGCCGCGCGCCCATGGTGCCCGTGACCGCGGAGGGCCACCCGCTGCACAACCGCGTCAAGACCGGACAGATCACCAATTGCGCCATGCCGTGCCACAACCCTTACTTCACCCAGGAGGAGCGGACTTTCACGGCGTTCTGGATCGGATTGTGGTCCGTCCTCTGCTTCATCTCAACTTTTGCAACAGTGGCAACTTTCCTCATAGACATGGAGAGGTTCAAGTACCCGGAGCGACCCATCATCTTCCTCTCTGCCTGCTACATGTTCGTGTCGGTGGGATATATCGTCAGGCTGATCGCCGGACATGAGGAAGTGGCTTGCAGCAGGGAGAGCGGCGCAGAGCACATCCACTATGAGACCACGGGTCCTGCGCTCTGCACCATCGTCTTCCTGCTCATCTACTTCTTCGGCATGGCCAGCTCCATCTGGTGGGTGATTCTGTCCCTCACCTGGTTCCTGGCGGCAGGTATGAAGTGGGGGAACGAGGCGATCGCCAGCTACTCTCAGTACTTCCACCTGGCCGCCTGGCTCATCCCCAGCCTGAAGTCCATAACGGTTCTGGCGCTCAGCTCGGTGGACGGGGACTCTGTGGCTGGGATCTGCTACGTggggaaccagaacctggataACCTGCGGGGGTTTGTGCTTGCCCCGCTGGTCATCTACCTCTTCATCGGCACCATGTTCCTCCTGGCCGGGTTCGTCTCCCTTTTCCGCATCCGGAGCGTTATAAAGCAAGGCGGCACCAAGACTGACAAACTGGAGCGCCTTATGATCCGGATTGGCGTTTTCACGGTTCTTTACACATTCCCGGCCACCGTCATAGTGGCATGCTACTTTTACGAGCAGCACAACAGGCAGACGTGGGAGATTACGCATAACTGTACGTGCGTAACGGACCGCAGCAGGCAGAGGCCGGACTATGCCGTGTTCATGCTGAAGTACTTCATGTGTCTCCTGGTGGGGATCACCTCAGGGGCCTGGATCTGGTCAGGGAAGACCCTGGAGTCCTGGCGGACTTTTTGCACGCGCTGCTGCTGGGGGAGCAAAGCGTCAGCGGGATCCATGTACAGCGACGTGAGTACCGGACTGACCTGGAGATCCGGGACGGCCAGCTCAGTGTCCTGCCCCAAACAAATGCCTCTGTCCCGGGTCTGA